A genomic segment from Halomonas sp. TA22 encodes:
- a CDS encoding type II toxin-antitoxin system RelE/ParE family toxin has translation MKTISYSRDALKVLKRMPRPDAQRIRRKITAYAEDPVAQRNNVKALVGSEYIRLRVGDWRVIMDDQGTVLLVLKIGARGDIYR, from the coding sequence ATGAAAACGATCTCGTACAGCAGAGATGCCTTGAAGGTCTTGAAGCGCATGCCGCGCCCGGACGCGCAGCGCATCCGGCGTAAGATCACGGCTTATGCCGAAGATCCGGTGGCCCAGCGCAACAATGTCAAGGCGCTGGTTGGCAGCGAGTATATCCGGCTGCGGGTCGGGGACTGGCGGGTGATCATGGACGATCAGGGCACGGTGTTGTTGGTGCTCAAGATCGGCGCCCGCGGCGACATCTATCGTTGA
- a CDS encoding ferritin-like domain-containing protein has translation MMIKDATELFTRLLSEANSAEKQMTRALPKMARAAGDPQLVEAIKHHLEETRTQVERLEQAADTVPDIRIKRIKNYSMESLIEEAQELIDACEKGPLLDAALIGAMQKAEHYEIAAYGTLCAMADQLGYTEAKNILAETLKEEKSTDEKLTTLAKSSVNKKAG, from the coding sequence ATGATGATCAAAGACGCTACTGAACTCTTCACTCGCCTGCTGTCCGAAGCCAATAGTGCCGAGAAGCAGATGACCCGCGCGCTGCCGAAAATGGCCCGCGCCGCAGGCGACCCTCAACTGGTCGAGGCGATCAAGCACCACCTCGAAGAGACGCGTACTCAGGTCGAACGTCTTGAGCAGGCTGCCGATACCGTGCCAGACATTCGTATCAAGCGCATCAAGAACTACAGCATGGAGAGCCTGATCGAAGAAGCGCAGGAGCTGATCGATGCCTGCGAAAAGGGCCCCCTGCTGGATGCGGCGCTGATCGGCGCAATGCAAAAGGCCGAGCATTATGAAATCGCCGCCTATGGCACCCTATGCGCCATGGCCGACCAGCTGGGCTATACCGAGGCGAAAAATATCCTGGCCGAAACGCTCAAGGAGGAGAAGTCCACCGATGAGAAGCTCACTACGCTGGCCAAGAGCAGCGTGAACAAGAAAGCGGGATGA
- a CDS encoding phage virion morphogenesis protein, which translates to MGGPATRQARSQGAPGTGPLHCAGLRRSQRERIRGQTNPDGTPYVPRKPQQWRARQGSIRRRAMFGKRDRIKRDGPTIEYPQRELLGFTEQDRTRIRDLLIDHLTRPGH; encoded by the coding sequence GTGGGTGGCCCCGCTACTCGCCAAGCTCGAAGCCAAGGAGCGCCGGGCACTGGCCCGCTCCATTGCGCGGGACTGCGGCGCAGTCAACGCGAGCGCATCCGGGGCCAGACCAACCCCGACGGCACACCCTACGTTCCCCGCAAGCCTCAGCAATGGCGGGCTCGCCAGGGCAGCATTCGCCGCCGCGCCATGTTCGGCAAGCGCGACCGTATCAAGCGAGATGGCCCAACCATTGAATACCCTCAGCGCGAACTGCTCGGCTTCACCGAGCAGGACCGCACGCGCATTCGTGACCTACTGATCGATCACCTGACCCGCCCTGGCCATTGA
- the dusA gene encoding tRNA dihydrouridine(20/20a) synthase DusA, which yields MNTGTVRPALNRTFSVAPMMEWTTRDYRVFARTLTRQALLYTEMVTTGAILHGSPRERFLGHDDIEHPLALQLGGSDPSELAECAAIAEAWGYDEVNLNVGCPSDRVQNNLIGACLMGYPEKVAAAVRVMRNAVSIPVTVKCRIGIDEQDEDADLERFISLVADAGCETFIVHARKAWLQGLSPKENRDVPPLNYPRVHRLKASRPELHIGINGGIKTLEECRAQLVHVDSVMVGREAYQNPWLLAQVDEALYGEPGPAHSRHAAAQAFRPHIARRLEEGAKLNHITRHVLGLFQGCPGGRRFRRHLSENAHCDGAGLAVFDDALGMVPERAASPMRASQNS from the coding sequence ATGAATACTGGCACGGTGCGCCCCGCACTGAATAGAACGTTCTCCGTCGCGCCGATGATGGAGTGGACCACCCGCGACTATCGCGTCTTCGCCCGCACGCTGACGCGCCAGGCACTGCTCTATACTGAAATGGTGACCACCGGCGCGATCCTGCACGGCTCGCCTCGCGAGCGCTTTCTGGGCCATGACGATATCGAGCATCCGTTGGCCCTGCAATTAGGTGGAAGCGACCCTAGCGAGCTGGCCGAATGCGCGGCCATCGCCGAGGCGTGGGGCTATGATGAGGTCAATCTGAACGTCGGCTGCCCAAGCGACAGGGTACAGAACAACCTTATTGGCGCCTGCCTGATGGGCTACCCCGAGAAAGTTGCTGCCGCGGTACGCGTCATGCGCAACGCGGTATCGATCCCGGTGACGGTCAAGTGCCGCATCGGCATCGACGAGCAGGACGAAGACGCCGATCTCGAACGCTTCATTTCCCTGGTCGCCGATGCCGGCTGCGAGACGTTCATCGTGCATGCCCGCAAGGCTTGGCTGCAGGGCCTCTCTCCCAAGGAGAACCGAGATGTGCCGCCGTTAAACTACCCCCGCGTACATCGACTCAAGGCCAGCCGGCCGGAATTACATATCGGCATCAATGGCGGTATCAAGACGCTGGAAGAGTGCCGCGCTCAGCTTGTCCATGTCGATAGCGTGATGGTCGGCCGCGAGGCATATCAGAACCCCTGGCTGCTGGCTCAGGTCGACGAGGCGCTCTACGGCGAGCCGGGGCCGGCCCACAGCCGTCATGCCGCGGCACAGGCATTTCGTCCCCACATCGCCAGACGGCTAGAAGAGGGAGCGAAGCTCAACCACATTACCCGCCACGTACTCGGCTTGTTCCAGGGCTGCCCTGGCGGACGGCGCTTCCGCCGTCATCTCTCGGAGAATGCGCATTGCGACGGCGCGGGGCTTGCCGTGTTCGACGATGCCCTGGGCATGGTACCGGAACGCGCGGCGTCGCCTATGCGTGCGTCTCAGAACAGCTAA
- a CDS encoding helix-turn-helix domain-containing protein translates to MGTPQFIQTPAGERLVVLSEQDYATLLEQAEDYHDIQAANEARARIDAGEESFPSRVVDALLDDVAPVRVFREYRGLRAGELAEKVGISQGYLSEIESGKKTGSLSVLKRIAEVLGVDLNDLT, encoded by the coding sequence ATGGGTACACCACAATTCATCCAAACGCCAGCCGGCGAGCGCCTGGTGGTGCTGAGCGAGCAGGACTACGCCACGCTGCTCGAGCAGGCGGAAGACTATCACGACATTCAGGCGGCGAATGAGGCCCGGGCGCGCATCGACGCGGGCGAGGAGTCCTTTCCTTCCCGCGTCGTCGATGCGTTGCTCGATGACGTGGCGCCGGTGCGGGTGTTCCGCGAATATCGGGGGCTGCGTGCGGGCGAGCTGGCCGAGAAGGTGGGCATCAGCCAGGGCTATCTGTCGGAGATCGAGTCAGGCAAGAAGACCGGCTCGCTGAGCGTGCTGAAGCGGATCGCCGAGGTATTGGGCGTGGATCTGAACGATCTGACCTGA
- a CDS encoding succinylglutamate desuccinylase/aspartoacylase family protein: MPRSSFELANISVPPGTRRQIDVPVAKLYTHAPLHIPVEIVHGRQAGPVLLVCGAIHGDEINGPEIVRRLLRSKAIARLHGTLIAVPIVNVFGFVQHSRYLPDRRDLNRCFPGSEQGSLGSRVAALFREQIVDQATHIIDLHTGAIHRTNLPQIRAQLKSHAETAAMANAFGAPVILNAELREGSLRHYAQSRGVPVLTYEAGEALRFDEWAIAPGVRGVLRVMRRIGMLAGERRRSTPRPAEVANGSSWARAPIDGILRPKVRLGASVTKGQVLGLVADPFGNVEGEVRANADGIVIGMSNLPLANEGEALFHVARFDAIEEAENAVETFQSDYTPVPDALI; this comes from the coding sequence ATGCCCCGCTCTTCCTTTGAACTCGCCAATATAAGCGTACCACCAGGCACCCGACGGCAGATCGACGTTCCCGTGGCCAAGCTCTATACCCATGCGCCTCTGCATATTCCGGTAGAGATCGTGCATGGGCGCCAAGCGGGGCCGGTGCTGCTGGTGTGTGGCGCGATTCATGGCGACGAGATCAATGGCCCCGAGATCGTACGCCGCCTGTTGCGCTCAAAGGCCATTGCACGATTGCATGGCACCCTGATCGCGGTACCCATCGTCAACGTCTTCGGCTTCGTCCAGCATAGCCGCTACCTGCCGGATCGCCGCGATCTCAATCGCTGCTTCCCAGGCAGCGAGCAGGGCTCGCTGGGCTCGCGGGTGGCGGCGCTGTTTCGCGAACAGATCGTCGATCAGGCCACGCATATCATCGACCTGCACACCGGGGCGATTCATCGCACCAATCTGCCGCAGATCCGCGCTCAGCTGAAGAGTCATGCGGAAACGGCGGCCATGGCCAATGCCTTTGGTGCGCCAGTCATCCTCAATGCCGAGCTACGCGAGGGGAGCCTGCGTCACTATGCTCAGAGTCGTGGGGTGCCGGTGCTCACCTACGAGGCGGGCGAGGCACTGCGCTTCGATGAGTGGGCGATCGCCCCTGGGGTACGTGGCGTGCTGCGGGTGATGCGGCGCATTGGCATGCTGGCCGGCGAAAGGCGGCGCAGCACACCGCGCCCTGCCGAGGTGGCCAATGGCTCCAGTTGGGCGCGTGCCCCCATCGATGGCATTCTTCGGCCCAAGGTAAGGTTGGGGGCCAGTGTCACCAAAGGCCAGGTGCTCGGCCTGGTCGCTGACCCCTTCGGTAATGTGGAGGGGGAGGTGCGCGCCAATGCCGATGGCATCGTGATCGGCATGAGCAACCTGCCGCTGGCCAACGAGGGCGAGGCGCTGTTCCACGTTGCCCGCTTTGACGCCATCGAGGAGGCCGAAAATGCCGTGGAGACGTTCCAGTCGGATTACACTCCGGTACCCGATGCGCTGATATGA